A part of Arachis hypogaea cultivar Tifrunner chromosome 12, arahy.Tifrunner.gnm2.J5K5, whole genome shotgun sequence genomic DNA contains:
- the LOC112729680 gene encoding protein FAR1-RELATED SEQUENCE 5-like, with translation MHNEVRRQRALQNGDVNAALRFFEHDARNDEKLFLRYEVAAGSRMCDIIWSDGRSQKDYKAFDDVLVFDATYGRNKYNLLVIFLSGVNHHSQTCVLAAAMVSCESQDSYKWVLRRFMECLRGKAPKAVITDGDPSMRLAIMHVFPNAHHRLCAWHLLWNATTHVSQPRFTQLFKQYMLADIEVGEFKMQWEAMVDECGVREVEWVMDLYRKLSWATAYIQDRFFAGLRTTSQCESLHAKLGGFVESRYGILYFVTNFQRCVNFLRDKEEELDFRSFYGTPVLQTQFPEIERSAAILYTRELFYRFRESLKRAVRFYIVNRQDCENGCCYVIQKYRRPESTWIESYGIPCVHIIVVLVGIDIGSLPETLVLKRWCKNAKNNVTSVRHVTETGDVVSQYRSRLGAFVGQCKRFAKFAFLRDEDYKVTKGPKKRKGSACRKLGHRRTRCPSVPALRQGCRGSLPVPEGCQAQLQATPSQTTRQEHSTFFASKLATGYVSANIVLAARNQERNDGVVAIYLDQYIEYQYILGSAQSLWDKT, from the exons ATGCACAACGAGGTTCGAAGGCAACGTGCATTGCAGAACGGAGATGTAAACGCTGCACTGCGTTTTTTCGAACATGATGCCAGAAACGATGAGAAACTATTTTTGAGGTATGAGGTAGCAGCTGGTTCTCGTATGTGTGACATTATATGGAGTGATGGTCGAAGCCAGAAAGATTATAAGGCGTTCGATGACGTCCTCGTCTTTGATGCGACGTATGGGAGGAACAAGTATAACCTTCTTGTCATTTTTTTGTCCGGGGTTAATCACCATAGTCAGACATGCGTGCTTGCAGCAGCAATGGTTTCATGTGAGTCACAGGATTCGTACAAATGGGTGCTGAGACGGTTTATGGAATGCTTGCGGGGAAAGGCCCCGAAGGCAGTTATAACTGATGGGGATCCTTCTATGAGGCTAGCTATTATGCATGTTTTTCCAAATGCTCATCACAGACTTTGCGCGTGGCACCTACTATGGAATGCCACTACTCATGTCTCACAACCACGTTTCACCCAATTATTCAAACAGTACATGCTCGCTGACATAGAGGTTGGTGAATTTAAAATGCAATGGGAGGCGATGGTTGACGAGTGTGGTGTTCGAGAGGTTGAATGGGTGATGGACCTCTATAGAAAGTTGTCATGGGCCACCGCATACATACAGGACAGATTCTTTGCAGGTTTAAGGACAACCTCTCAGTGCGAGTCGTTGCATGCTAAGTTGGGTGGGTTTGTGGAGAGTAGATATGGGATATTGTACTTTGTTACAAATTTTCAAAGGTGTGTTAATTTCCTTAGAGACAAGGAGGAGGAGCTTGACTTTCGTTCCTTTTATGGTACCCCGGTGCTTCAAACACAGTTCCCAGAGATTGAGAGGTCAGCGGCAATCCTGTATACTCGTGAACTTTTTTATAGATTTCGAGAGTCCCTAAAGCGTGCCGTTAGATTTTACATTGTCAACCGCCAGGATTGTGAAAATGGATGTTGCTATGTAATACAGAAGTATCGCCGACCGGAGTCAACCTG GATAGAGTCATATGGGATCCCTTGTGTTCACATAATTGTAGTTCTGGTTGGTATTGATATCGGTTCTTTGCCAGAGACTCTGGTCCTCAAAAGGTGGTGCAAAAATGCCAAGAACAATGTGACTTCCGTTAGACATGTTACTGAAACGGGTGATGTTGTATCCCAGTACCGTAGCAGACTTGGTGCATTTGTAGGCCAATGTAAGCGTTTTGCCAAGTTCGCTTTTCTAAGGGACGAGGACTACAAG GTAACAAAGGgaccaaagaagagaaaaggcaGTGCCTGCAGGAAACTGGGTCATCGCCGAACTCGCTGCCCCAGTGTGCCTGCCCTGCGACAGGGATGTCGTGGATCGCTACCGGTTCCTGAGGGTTGCCAGGCTCAACTTCAG GCGACACCGTCACAGACAACTCGACAAGAGCACTCGACTTTTTTTGCCTCTAAACTTGCTACAGGTTATGTAAGTGCCAATATTGTCCT GGCAGCACGTAACCAAGAAAGAAACGATGGAGTAGTGGCAATATATCTTGACCAGTATATTGAGTATCAATATATCCTGGGCAGTGCACAATCTCTTTGGGACAAAACCTGA
- the LOC112726833 gene encoding uncharacterized protein: MPHFDVVNTVAMLSSLQAKANPVPHCWFFPLTFAVELLFQTPMEHVIESYARCWMPPTQELEHMAVIGNIFKLEPNLPNFKHVSPYPNSWGRMEYPMSIPSRLGADESGIWCIWWMSHNGRFSPAILGNLGDEATLRMKTAIRIVASDYSELKALVDLKAETVWRSLPFLP; the protein is encoded by the exons ATGCCCCACTTTGAT GTCGTCAACACTGTTGCAATGCTTTCCTCGCTTCAGGCCAAGGCAAACCCTGTGCCCCATTGCTGGTTCTTCCCGTTAACATTTGCCGTCGAGCTCTTATTCCAAACTCCGATGGAACATGTAATAGAGAGCTATGCGAGATGCTGGATGCCACCAACTCAAGAACTTGAGCAT ATGGCTGTCATCGGGAACATTTTCAAACTTGAGCCGAATCTGCCCAACTTTAAACACGTTTCGCCATATCCAAACTCCTGGGGACGCATGGAATACCCCATGAGCATTCCTAGCAGGCTAGGCGC AGATGAATCTGGAATATGGTGCATCTGGTGGATGTCTCACAATGGCCGATTCTCCCCAGCTATCCTAGGCAACCTG GGTGATGAGGCCACATTGAGGATGAAAACAGCAATTAGGATTGTCGCATCTGACTACAGTGAGCTTAAGGCTCTTGTGGACCTCAAGGCGGAGACAGTGTGGCGTAGTCTCCCGTTCCTCCCCTAA
- the LOC112726835 gene encoding F-box protein PP2-A13 produces the protein MGSNLSSCVCDDGDGGSLKPRLGDIPESCVALVLMYLDPLDICKLARLNRAFRGASLADFIWESKLPLNYRFIMEKALEDDDDDAFSMEDLGKRDVYARLCKPSLFDNGTKEIWLDKKTGGVCLAISSKALRITGIDDRRYWSHISTEESRFHTIAYLHQIWWLEVEGDIEFRFPPGSYNVFFRLMLGKSSKRLGRRVCNSEHIHGWDIKPVKFQLTTSGGHVVSQSHLDNQGQWILYHAGTFVSKDSNDLMKIKFSLTQIDCTHTKGGLCVDSVFICNSGVGKGVDCFCR, from the exons ATGGGTTCTAATTTGTCATCGTGTGTTTGTGATGATGGTGATGGTGGTTCCTTGAAGCCAAGACTTGGGGACATACCAGAGAGTTGTGTGGCATTGGTGTTAATGTATTTGGACCCTCTTGATATATGCAAGCTTGCACGGTTGAATAGAGCGTTTCGTGGTGCTTCCTTGGCAGATTTCATATGGGAATCTAAGTTGCCTTTGAATTATAGGTTCATCATGGAGAAGGCTttggaagatgatgatgatgatgcttttTCAATGGAAGATTTGGGGAAGAGGGATGTGTATGCAAGACTCTGCAAGCCTAGTTTGTTTGACAATGGAACAAAG GAAATTTGGCTAGATAAGAAAACCGGTGGGGTTTGTTTGGCAATTTCTTCCAAAGCATTGAGGATTACAGGAATAGATGATCGGAGATATTGGAGTCACATTTCTACAGAGGAGTCAAG ATTCCATACAATTGCATATCTTCATCAAATTTGGTGGCTTGAAGTGGAAGGAGATATTGAATTCCGATTTCCACCCGGGTCATACAATGTGTTCTTCAGGCTTATGCTCGGCAAGTCATCCAAGAGGCTCGGCCGTCGAGTTTGTAACTCCGAGCACATCCATGGTTGGGACATCAAACCTGTAAAATTCCAGCTAACAACTTCCGGTGGCCACGTCGTGTCCCAAAGCCATTTGGATAATCAAGGGCAATGGATCCTCTACCATGCCGGAACCTTTGTTTCTAAGGATTCCAATGACTTGATGAAGATCAAATTTTCATTGACTCAGATTGATTGCACTCACACAAAAGGTGGGTTGTGTGTAGATTCTGTGTTCATATGCAATAGTGGAGTAGGAAAGGGTGTAGATTGTTTTTGTAGATAG